One region of Glycine max cultivar Williams 82 chromosome 9, Glycine_max_v4.0, whole genome shotgun sequence genomic DNA includes:
- the LOC100789808 gene encoding uncharacterized protein, whose product MAEYERSIQHQSKETAFQALNTIIQLHFEKTLEKKRAIDLQKKELYKLFQIFFIFLGLVFLVLAQSPRLQCRHCWIPITLLSIAHLIFYVSVAQTLRCINAFKYQRRCHKLTLGLATEKLRDIKIRIAAASAADADYDSVVADDEFEIHYQEPPETYFGKFKRNWALHFGFLILIYAFMISSSVVLLCF is encoded by the coding sequence ATGGCAGAGTACGAAAGGAGCATCCAGCACCAGTCGAAAGAAACAGCCTTCCAGGCCCTGAACACCATAATCCAGCTCCACTTCGAGAAAACCCTGGAGAAGAAGCGTGCCATCGACCTCCAGAAGAAGGAGCTCTACAAGCTCTTCCAGATATTCTTCATCTTCCTGGGCCTCGTCTTCCTGGTCCTGGCCCAGTCCCCCCGCCTCCAATGCCGCCACTGCTGGATCCCCATCACCCTCCTCTCCATCGCCCACCTCATCTTCTACGTCTCCGTCGCCCAAACCCTAAGGTGCATCAACGCCTTCAAGTACCAGCGCCGCTGCCACAAGCTCACCCTCGGCTTGGCCACCGAGAAACTCAGGGACATCAAGATCAGAATCGCCGCCGCCTCCGCCGCCGATGCCGACTACGATTCCGTTGTTGCCGACGACGAGTTCGAGATTCACTACCAGGAACCCCCTGAGACCTATTTCGGAAAGTTTAAGAGGAATTGGGCTCTGCATTTTGGCTTCTTGATCTTGATCTACGCTTTTATGATCTCTTCCTCTGTCGTTcttctttgcttttaa